One Desulfonispora thiosulfatigenes DSM 11270 DNA window includes the following coding sequences:
- the smpB gene encoding SsrA-binding protein SmpB, with product MSNGKVVIDNRKARHDYHILETFEAGMELKGTEVKSLRQGKANLKDSYAEVIDGEMFISNMHISPYEQGNRYNVEPLRRRKLLMHKKEIMRLLGQTKQEGLTLVPLQVYFTRGIAKVKIALAKGKKLYDKREDAAKKSAQRDIDKAMKDRRLSSF from the coding sequence ATGAGTAATGGCAAAGTTGTTATAGACAATAGAAAAGCAAGACATGACTATCATATTTTAGAAACCTTTGAAGCTGGTATGGAGCTAAAAGGAACCGAGGTTAAGTCTTTAAGACAAGGTAAAGCAAACTTAAAAGATAGTTATGCCGAAGTTATTGATGGTGAGATGTTTATTTCTAATATGCATATTAGTCCTTATGAACAAGGTAATCGTTATAATGTAGAACCTTTACGCAGACGAAAACTATTAATGCATAAAAAAGAAATAATGAGGCTCTTAGGTCAAACTAAGCAAGAAGGTCTAACTTTAGTGCCCTTACAAGTTTATTTTACTCGAGGTATAGCTAAAGTGAAAATAGCCTTAGCAAAAGGTAAAAAACTATATGACAAGCGAGAAGATGCCGCTAAGAAATCTGCCCAAAGAGATATTGACAAAGCCATGAAGGATAGAAGACTTTCGAGTTTTTAG